From a region of the Osmia lignaria lignaria isolate PbOS001 chromosome 10, iyOsmLign1, whole genome shotgun sequence genome:
- the LOC117611617 gene encoding arylalkylamine N-acetyltransferase 1, whose translation MATYLLKSFGNSVAKCLKRASNCNGFGNIRANFHSTPRNLQTICSDRPAYITRLALPPDYDNVVDFMCDVYYKDEPTIVNMGLAGTEAPLVWRKMMDDLVRCGLSFIAENHEHCIIGAALNSPTTPQEIQMLCNLAKCCQTEPISKVIEFYAYVLDSARVWERFCVHTIFEQSSLAISEEYRGLGIAQRLIHESWILARDCGYRLFRMDCNNSYCARICRGFGWEEVWRIPFSQYVNNGEVVFKCVKEPHTDCQVFVDRLRYCKTFLLPYKKCKRVTPPPA comes from the exons ATGGCAACGTACCTGTTGAAGTCATTCGGGAATTCTGTTGCCAAATGCCTCAAGCGAGCCTCGAATTGCAACGGATTCGGAAATATCAGAGCTAATTTTCATTCCACGCCGAGGAATTTGCAAACAATTTGTTCC gatCGTCCTGCTTACATCACGCGATTGGCTCTGCCGCCCGACTACGACAACGTGGTGGACTTCATGTGCGACGTGTACTATAAAGACGAACCAACAATCGTGAACATGGGTCTGGCCGGCACAGAGGCTCCTCTGGTCTGGAGGAAAATGATGGACGATCTAGTGAGGTGCGGATTGTCGTTCATCGCGGAGAATCATGAACATTGCATAATCGGCGCTGCACTGAACTCTCCGACGACCCCGCAAGAGATACAAATGTTGTGCAATTTAGCGAAATGCTGCCAAACCGAGCCCATTAGTAAAGTAATCGAGTTCTATGCATACGTGCTGGATTCAGCGAGGGTCTGGGAACGTTTCTGTGTCCACACCATCTTCGAGCAGTCCAGTTTGGCTATAAGCGAGGAGTATCGCGGTTTAGGGATCGCCCAGAGGCTTATACACGAAAGTTGGATCCTGGCGCGTGATTGCGGTTATCGGTTGTTTCGAATGGACTGTAACAACAG TTACTGCGCGAGAATATGCCGTGGTTTCGGATGGGAGGAAGTTTGGAGGATACCATTCAGCCAGTATGTGAACAACGGTGAGGTAGTCTTCAAGTGCGTCAAGGAACCGCACACCGATTGTCAAGTATTCGTTGATCGCTTGAGATATTGCAAAACCTTCCTTCTCCCTTATAAGAAGTGTAAACGAGTCACGCCACCTCCGGCTTGA
- the LOC117611633 gene encoding uncharacterized protein LOC117611633, whose protein sequence is MAKSLCLWLALAMVCAWLSLTTAREIRNEMDLEMAASHHHGHHHEEGGGHHHHSHHEDDHGEKGEKGYKHHHHHDKGDHGHYGKEHDEGHHEEHGGHKKGHHDEHEEHGHHHEHEKGHKGEKHGHKKGHKKGEKTHGYHHKAHKDEYHKEHKFYDDYHKGGHHEKHGNHHGHHESKDGHHKKGGHHHSGHHEDHHGKKGHSDKGHYDDDHKGYHGKHGHDEHHSHYEDYGKKGEHHEGKKHGYSSGGGGGGGHGGGGGHHHHH, encoded by the coding sequence ATGGCGAAAAGCTTGTGCCTCTGGCTTGCTCTAGCCATGGTTTGCGCGTGGCTCTCCCTGACCACCGCTAGGGAGATAAGGAACGAAATGGACCTAGAGATGGCGGCTAGTCATCATCACGGGCATCATCACGAGGAGGGCGGCGGTCATCATCACCATAGTCACCACGAGGACGATCATGGGGAAAAGGGTGAGAAGGGTTACAAACACCATCACCATCACGACAAAGGCGACCACGGCCATTATGGAAAGGAACACGACGAAGGACATCACGAAGAACACGGTGGACACAAGAAGGGCCACCATGACGAGCACGAGGAACATGGTCACCACCATGAACACGAGAAAGGCCATAAGGGCGAGAAGCATGGACACAAGAAGGGACACAAAAAAGGCGAGAAGACCCATGGTTATCATCACAAAGCTCATAAGGATGAATACCACAAGGAACACAAGTTCTACGACGACTACCACAAAGGTGGACATCACGAGAAACATGGCAATCACCATGGACACCACGAGAGCAAGGATGGGCATCACAAGAAGGGTGGCCATCATCATTCTGGTCATCACGAGGACCATCATGGAAAGAAGGGTCACTCTGATAAAGGACATTACGACGACGATCACAAGGGTTATCATGGTAAACATGGACACGACGAGCATCATTCGCACTATGAAGATTATGGTAAAAAGGGTGAACATCATGAAGGAAAGAAGCATGGTTATTCGAGcggtggtggcggcggtggaggccatggtggcggtggtggccatcatcatcatcattga
- the LOC117611618 gene encoding uncharacterized protein LOC117611618 → MKFRLPICLLLVCLACQCLIDAREIREDYDDLAVAASHHHEHHEHGGGDEHHSDHHHKHGDHGDKGYKSSHHHEKGDKGHHDKDEHKGHYDEEEGHKKSHHHEDGYYDEHHKGEKGEKGHKFHEEGHYGKGHKTKGHHEVHKLDEFKKDKEFFDEHHDSGHHEDHGGHHHEHEHEKGGHFKKGHHDHGEHDDHYGKKGHHEKGHHHHDHKGHKSDDGHDEHHHHHSHHGKKGGHDDHKSWGFKKGH, encoded by the coding sequence ATGAAGTTTCGATTGCCGATTTGTCTGCTGCTCGTGTGCTTAGCCTGTCAGTGCTTGATCGACGCCCGCGAGATCCGCGAGGATTACGATGATCTAGCCGTCGCGGCCTCCCATCATCACGAACATCACGAGCACGGCGGCGGTGACGAACACCACTCGGATCATCATCACAAGCACGGTGATCACGGCGATAAAGGCTACAAATCCTCTCACCATCACGAGAAAGGTGACAAGGGACACCACGACAAGGACGAGCACAAGGGACACTACGACGAAGAGGAAGGACACAAGAAGAGTCATCATCACGAAGATGGTTATTATGACGAGCACCACAAAGGTGAGAAAGGAGAGAAGGGGCATAAATTCCACGAGGAAGGACATTATGGTAAAGGGCACAAAACCAAGGGACACCATGAGGTCCATAAGTTAGACGAGTTCAAGAAGGATAAAGAATTCTTCGACGAACACCATGATTCCGGACATCACGAAGATCACGGTGGCCATCATCACGAGCACGAGCACGAGAAGGGCGGACACTTCAAGAAGGGACATCACGACCATGGAGAACACGATGATCATTACGGTAAAAAGGGACACCATGAGAAAGGACATCACCATCACGATCACAAGGGTCACAAGAGCGACGATGGCCACGACgagcatcatcatcatcattctcACCACGGCAAGAAAGGAGGACACGATGATCACAAGTCGTGGGGCTTTAAGAAGGGTCATTAA
- the LOC117611907 gene encoding uncharacterized protein LOC117611907, translating to MWCRLIVLFFIFCCSIEALGFDDVVSVESLRRDVREPLPFATEVEDLLGQGNSPANDRASKKHMKNVSGKSDEGGYYKTYGSDAEGEKGYLKATFSKGNHGYKNLDTFHKQDGDKYAFEKHIAYGKAQADKKSGHNVAAASRSSKGGDYEGAGTIVDSHYTADEGDHGDHSGEHVEGDHSGYSEGAHYTDHGPESSSYGHSEGYATKDGDHGSYESHSSYSRDYGDEQGDQGGHYY from the exons ATGTGGTGTAGACTGATCGtgctctttttcattttctgctGTTCGATCGAGGCACTCGGCTTCGACGACGTCGTCAGCGTCGAGTCGCTTCGTCGGGACGTTCGTGAACCATTACCGTTCGCCACGGAAGTCGAGGACCTGCTGGGCCAAGGAAATTCACCGGCGAACGATCGTGCCTCTAAAAAGCATATGAAAAATGTATCTG GCAAGTCGGACGAAGGAGGATACTACAAGACGTACGGCAGCGACGCGGAGGGTGAAAAGGGTTACTTGAAAGCAACCTTTAGCAAGGGCAATCACGGATACAAGAACCTCGACACCTTCCACAAGCAGGATGGCGACAAGTACGCATTCGAGAAGCACATTGCCTACGGCAAAGCGCAGGCTGACAAGAAAAGTGGCCACAACGTGGCTGCAGCGTCTCGTTCCAGCAAGGGTGGCGACTACGAGGGTGCAG gtACCATCGTGGATTCTCACTATACAGCCGACGAAGGGGACCATGGAGATCACAGCGGCGAACACGTCGAAGGTGATCACAGTGGTTATAGCGAGGGTGCTCACTACACGGATCATGGACCAGAATCCTCGAGTTACGGTCATAGCGAGGGCTATGCAACCAAAGACGGTGACCATGGTTCTTACGAAAGCCACAGCTCCTACTCGAGAGACTACGGGGACGAACAAGGAGACCAGGGAGGCCATTACTATTAA
- the LOC117611616 gene encoding uncharacterized protein LOC117611616, producing MNVLGIGWYTLYAFICVCVQLINARGISVYVINPRIHDLRAIEMEPIYGQIAKYPPHFMGKKLIPIKEPRPSRNLALPLEPDAEMLPAHYERVKPPGVDHMELKYAETQIVKDIPKIQPSKAPAQTRRAQQSSEKQRSEAKNDKNESQKTVSVEIKETGDDLTEKKKVEYVDAAGRKKVHDDHDRVSKHHTEKSKSADDVSHAAKSNDKVDRVATGYRNIYHKDEYKKNHDFYDNDDHGGHSKQHGRYNERHVSTEGTFKKGDSHGGSFDQGELQKEKGAKNSGANGKTKGHDGFV from the coding sequence ATGAACGTCTTAGGGATAGGGTGGTACACCCTTTACGCGTTCATCTGCGTTTGCGTGCAATTAATCAATGCACGAGGTATCAGCGTGTACGTAATCAATCCGAGAATCCACGATTTAAGAGCGATCGAGATGGAACCTATTTACGGACAGATAGCCAAGTATCCTCCTCATTTTATGGGTAAGAAACTGATTCCGATAAAGGAGCCCCGGCCGAGCAGGAATCTCGCTCTGCCTCTGGAACCGGATGCCGAGATGCTACCAGCTCACTACGAAAGAGTGAAACCTCCTGGAGTCGACCATATGGAATTAAAATACGCTGAAACACAGATTGTAAAAGACATTCCAAAGATTCAACCTTCGAAAGCTCCTGCTCAGACTAGACGCGCTCAACAATCATCCGAAAAGCAAAGATCAGAGGCTAAGAATGATAAAAACGAATCTCAGAAGACGGTTTCTGTTGAGATCAAAGAAACAGGCGATGATCTGACGGAGAAGAAGAAAGTCGAGTATGTCGATGCTGCAGGAAGGAAGAAGGTTCATGATGATCATGATCGCGTTTCGAAACATCATACAGAGAAGAGTAAGAGCGCAGATGATGTTTCTCATGCAGCAAAGAGTAACGATAAAGTGGACCGCGTGGCGACTGGTTATCGCAATATTTATCATAAGGACGAGTACAAAAAGAATCACGATTTCTATGATAACGATGACCATGGTGGGCATTCGAAGCAACACGGACGATACAACGAAAGACACGTCTCCACCGAGGGTACGTTCAAGAAGGGTGACTCTCATGGTGGTAGCTTCGACCAGGGCGAACTTCAGAAAGAGAAAGGGGCAAAGAACTCCGGGGCGAACGGAAAAACCAAAGGTCACGATGGATTTGTTTAA
- the LOC117611635 gene encoding uncharacterized protein LOC117611635 gives MLSRTFLICYISLVVRNDAVPTRIQRTTMTKTRFTDLDGSATGYTYNQQQGVPVYYVQYTNQGSGRYYHTPDTVHYVLESAAPVASAIPKTTLHQQPYATVHDVPRTIHQKHEEAANYGNQQSLKHATSQPRAPYYVSEKVTHEREEKKDTYDEDVEEDHDDEKKELDDSEEDDDEDVHGDSNGGVIKFNYSGRGSVDGSSFEPADAEGEAKKHSEHGEKHKEEEHAEHGEKGESGYKKSEKHSKGEQGIDDEEHQKGYYDIKGGHKKKHLDKAEEHGSHEEAEESKKSNDYGQSSSHKKGHKTSGYHNVYHKDEYKNETDFYDEDHKEGHFDKHEEFDKGYKTAEGGSKKGGHNSSEQDHEDRGKKGWYQKGHRDNQNQGHQAEEGEKSFFDDHEHHDSEEDSKFAKTHKSEH, from the exons ATGCTATCGAGAACGTTTTTAATATGTTACATATCTCTGGTTGTTCGGAACGATGCTGTGCCGACGAGAATCCAGCGTACCACGATGACCAAGACGAGATTCACCGATCTGGACGGTTCGGCGACTGGGTACACGTACAATCAGCAACAGGGAGTTCCGGTTTACTACGTGCAGTACACCAATCAAGGAAGTGGACGGTACTACCATACACCGGACACCGTGCACTACGTTCTCGAGTCCGCTGCACCTGTTGCATCAGCCATTCCTAAAACGACGCTGCATCAGCAACCCTACGCGACCGTCCACGATGTTCCGCGCACTATCCACCAGAAGCACGAAGAAGCTGCCAATTACGGCAACCAGCAATCGTTGAAACACGCGACCTCGCAACCACGTGCACCGTATTACGTTTCTGAGAAGGTTACACAcgaaagagaggaaaagaaagatACTTACGACGAGGACGTTGAAGAGGATCACGACGACGAGAAGAAGGAGCTAGATGACAGCGAGGAGGATGATGATGAAGACGTTCATGGTGATTCTAACGGTGGTGTGATAAAGTTCAATTATAGTGGTCGTGGCTCTGTCGATGGATCTTCTTTTGAACCTGCAGATGCCGAGGGAGAAGCTAAAAAACACTCTGAGCATGGAGAAAAGCACAAAGAGGAGGAACACGCCGAGCACGGAGAAAAGGGAGAGTCTGGGTATAAGAAAAGTGAGAAGCATAGCAAAGGTGAACAAGGTATAGATGATGAAGAACACCAGAAAG GATATTACGATATCAAAGGTGGACACAAAAAGAAACATCTAGATAAAGCTGAAGAACACGGTTCTCACGAGGAAGCAGAGGAAAGTAAGAAGAGCAACGATTATGGACAGTCGTCGTCGCATAAAAAAGGTCACAAGACAAGTGGCTACCACAACGTGTACCACAAAGACGAGTACAAGAATGAGACTGATTTCTACGACGAGGATCATAAAGAAGGACATTTCGACAAGCACGAGGAATTCGACAAGGGTTACAAGACAGCCGAGGGTGGTTCTAAGAAAGGTGGACACAATTCCTCAGAACAGGATCACGAGGATCGTGGAAAGAAAGGGTGGTACCAGAAGGGACATCGCGATAATCAGAATCAGGGTCATCAAGCTGAAGAAGGCGAGAAATCGTTCTTTGATGATCATGAGCATCATGATTCTGAAGAAGATTCTAAATTCGCCAAAACACACAAGTCCGAGCATTGA
- the LOC117611570 gene encoding uncharacterized protein LOC117611570 — MLRAVLPIVLLAFLLQTYQARELNVPRVRRDVRIEDNDASQTVLSEISSASTKVGDSKDDLVTAASGHQGHRHESGGGQSHHSDHHEEHGEEDEKGYKSHHHHDKNDKGEHDKQHRAGHHEEHGGHKKAHHDEHEKYGEHHEGEKGHKGGKFGEKKGHKKGHKTKGYHNKFHKDEYHKEHKFYDDYHKGGHHKKHGDFHGHHEKKEGQHKKGGHHHSGYHEDHHGKKGHHDKGHVDEEHKGHHGKHGHDEHYSHHDSYGKKGDQHAGKKFGYSKGHKG, encoded by the coding sequence ATGCTGCGCGCCGTTTTACCTATCGTTCTCCTCGCATTTCTACTTCAAACATACCAAGCTCGAGAATTAAACGTACCTCGCGTTCGTCGAGACGTTCGAATAGAAGATAACGATGCTTCTCAAACGGTATTGTCCGAAATTTCGAGTGCAAGCACGAAGGTCGGCGATTCGAAGGACGATCTCGTGACCGCTGCGTCGGGGCATCAGGGCCATCGACACGAGTCCGGCGGCGGTCAGAGTCATCACTCGGATCATCACGAGGAGCACGGCGAAGAGGATGAGAAAGGCTACAAGAGTCATCATCATCACGATAAGAACGACAAGGGTGAGCACGACAAGCAGCATCGCGCTGGCCATCACGAGGAACACGGTGGCCATAAAAAGGCACACCACGACGAGCACGAAAAGTATGGCGAGCACCACGAGGGTGAGAAAGGTCATAAGGGTGGCAAGTTCGGGGAGAAGAAGGGTCATAAGAAAGGTCACAAGACCAAGGGCTATCATAATAAATTCCATAAAGATGAGTATCACAAGGAACACAAGTTCTACGATGATTACCACAAAGGGGGACACCACAAGAAACACGGCGACTTCCATGGTCACCATGAGAAGAAGGAGGGACAACACAAGAAGGGTGGTCATCATCATTCCGGTTACCACGAGGACCATCATGGGAAAAAAGGACACCACGACAAGGGTCATGTCGACGAAGAACACAAAGGTCATCATGGGAAGCATGGACACGATGAACATTACAGTCATCACGATTCTTATGGGAAAAAGGGTGACCAACATGCTGGCAAGAAATTTGGATACAGTAAAGGTCACAAGGGTTGA